In the Balaenoptera acutorostrata chromosome 7, mBalAcu1.1, whole genome shotgun sequence genome, one interval contains:
- the LOC102998331 gene encoding RNA-binding protein with serine-rich domain 1-like, translating into MDLSGVKMKSLLGVKENNKKPSTRAPSPTKRKDRSDEKSKDRSKDKGATKESSEKDSGRDKTRKRRSASSGSSSTRSRSSSTSSSGSSASMGSSSGSSSSSASSRSGSSSTSRSSSSSSSPGSPSPSQRRQDNKRRSRSKSKPPKRDGKERKRRSPSPKPTKVHIGRLTRNVTKDHIMEIFSTYGKIKMIYIPVERMHPHLAKGYAYVEFENPDEAEKALKHMDGGHIDGQEITATVVLAPWPRPPPRRFSPPRRMLPPSPMWRRSPPRMRRRSRSPWRRSPVRRRARSPGRRRHRSRSSSNSS; encoded by the coding sequence ATGGATTTATCAGGAGTGAAAATGAAGAGCTTGCTAGgagtcaaagaaaataataaaaagcccAGCACTAGGGCTCCTTCTCCTACCAAACGCAAAGACCGCTCTGATGAGAAGTCCAAGGATCGCTCTAAAGATAAGGGGGCCACAAAGGAGTCAAGCGAGAAGGATAGTGGCAGGGATAAAACTCGAAAGAGGCGCAGCGCTTCCAGTGGTAGCAGCAGCACCAGGTCTCGGTCCAGCTCTACCTCCAGCTCGGGCTCCAGCGCCAGCATGGGCTCCAGCAGCGGCTCCAGCTCATCTTCAGCATCGAGCCGCTCAGGAAGTTCCAGCACATCCCGCAGCTCCAGCTCCAGCAGCTCCCCTGGCTCTCCGAGTCCTTCTCAGCGCAGGCAGGACAACAAGCGGCGTTCGCGCTCCAAATCTAAACCACCCAAAAGAGacggaaaggaaaggaaaaggcgGAGCCCTTCCCCTAAACCCACCAAAGTGCACATTGGAAGGCTCACCAGGAATGTGACCAAGGATCATATCATGGAGATATTCTCCACCTAcgggaaaattaaaatgatttacatACCTGTAGAAAGGATGCACCCCCATCTGGCTAAAGGCTATGCATATGTGGAGTTTGAGAATCCAGATGAGGCCGAGAAGGCGCTGAAGCATATGGATGGAGGACACATCGATGGCCAGGAGATCACTGCCACTGTTGTGCTGGCCCCCTGGCCTCGGCCACCCCCCAGGCGATTCAGCCCTCCCAGGAGAATGCTGCCACCATCTCCCATGTGGCGCAGGTCACCCCCACGGATGAGGAGAAGGTCGCGTTCCCCTTGGCGCAGGTCCCCCGTGCGCCGGCGAGCCCGTTCCCCTGGCCGCCGCCGCCACAGGAGCCGCTCCAGCTCCAACTCCTCCTGA